Part of the Trichoderma asperellum chromosome 1, complete sequence genome is shown below.
ATGCTGCGATCCTGAAACGGACATTTGCAATGAGAATGGTCTGTGTACGCATCTCGCGGACAAATCTTCTgttgcttttaattatagagCTGGATGTGCGAATGCGGACTGGTCAGGATGTCCGCAAGTTTGCCTTGACGGTGAttttccctcccccccccgAAAAAAACAAGACGGAAAATTCAAAGACTAATAGaaacctttactttttatcCAGTTTTATCAAGTTCCTGGGTTCAAGTTCAGCATTGTGCTACGGGAGAATACTGTTGTAACCAACGTCTTTCTGATTCCCCTACAAGTGGTAATTGTTGTGACGACATAGACGGTCGGCAGTTTGATCTCTCCAACCATAACCCCAACGCGGAGAATACCACGGGAGCAGCGGGAGGTAGTgatgaaggaaagaagaatggGACGGATGTTTCTACTGGTGGTAGTAGTAAAAATACTACGCCGGtgggcggcgatgatgatgataatgatgatTCTAAAACTGACAGGGTCAGAATcggagcagctgctggaggtGCATTGGGTGGCCTTGCAGTAATTGGTGGTGCTGTCGGTGTATGGCTGTAtttgagaaagaagagggctaagcaagagagggagatgatTTCTCAGGAGGAGGCAGATGTTGAAGGCCCTAACGCAATGGAGCCGCTAGAGATGAAGCAAGTCTTGGAGGTGGGAACTGATCTGATGGCTGGACAGAAGTGTACTCCTGGATCTGATGTAAAAGTTCATTCTGccgtgatggagatggattcAACGGCGGTCTATGAATTGGGAGGTTAGCTTGGATTCCGATGTCTTGACCGCTATCTTTGCTGTTGTATATACCATCATGTCTGGGATATGGTATATGAGAAATAAgtaagaggaggagagacaGATACGTATATTTACACATATACAATAATGTATCATAACGACACCATCTATAGCCACTTCGCCTCGTCTGATCCTAAAGGCTTCGGCATTTCCTCCCATCCAACCTTACATCCCTCAACACTAGCACTATGTCTTACCGCAGTCATTTTCCCAAATGCCGTATCTCTCGTCTCATAATACTCCGCCGGCACATCTGCCTGCGTCACGAAATCTCGAGTCTCAAAGCCCGTCTTGCCGGGATACTGCCCCAGACTGCGTAGATACTTCATCACACCCGCCAGCGAAACATCCACAACCCAAGATCCCCCAATCTGGGAGCGTTTATATAACGCGGCCATGACGCCCGTGGCGAGAAGATACCCGCCTGCGTGGTCGAGAGCTTGGCAGGGTAAAGCGCGGGCTGTTTCCCCGGCGCCAAAGTGCTCTGCTTCGGAAATGTTCATCCCAGAGCAGGTCTGGACGAGAGAATCGAACCCCCGGCGTTGAGACCATGGGCCCGAGGGCCCAAACGCAGATAAGTTGGCGCAAATAATGTTTGGATTGATCTTTTGGAGCTCCTCCGGCGAGAAGCCGTAGGAGGCGAGACTCCCTGGACGATACCCCTGGATGAAGACGTCACAGGTGCGAAGCAGCTCCAGAAGGCGGTCTTTTTCATCCGCATTGTGTATGTCTAGGCGGATGGTGCGTTTGCCGCGGTTGAGGTCCCTGTCGAGCACGGGTTGATTCGGCAGATTCGGCGATGTTACCCACAAGACGTCGGCGCCGTGAGCGGCGAGTGCCTTGCCGGCTACGGGGGCGGCAATGACGCGGCTCATTTCGAGTACTCTGACGCCTTGGAGGCAGCGGCTGTTGCTATTGGTCGTGGATAAGTTCTTTGGCGGGCCCTGAGCAAACTGCCTGACGAGAATGGGGTTGTTGTCTATGGCTGCGGATTGAGGATGGGCATCCCATTCGCTGTATGTGCGTAGGGCGTAGATGACGAGCTTGCCCTTCTCTGTGCCGGCGGTTTCGAGGTCAACGCTCTTCCATTGGGCTACTTTGGCGGCGACATCTTGGCGGGAGGCATCTGGGGGGAGGCCGAGGAGTTCAAGTGTGCCGAGTGCGTGGCAGGGGAAGTTGTCGTGGATGCGGACGAAGCCGTCTGCTGTTTTGTGCAGGCCACCGATGGACCCCCAGGGGTCTTCCAGGGGCTGTTTGTCGATGTCGTAGAGACGCTCTGATTTGAATTCTACTACGGCGTGCTCGAGGGGAACGCTCACTCGAGGTATTATGGATGATGGGGGCGAAGAGCGTGTGCTGTGTAGGAGAGATGCTGAGAGGGCTGAGAGGGCAATGGAGCTCTGTGCAAGATGGCCGATCTTGAAAGATGAGGGAGCGGCCGGAGCGGCTTGATGGCCTGGAAGGGTGAGGGATGAGAGGGCGTGAGGAGGGAGATGGACGCTGGTCCAAATTTCCTTGACGATGTCGGCTGCGGAGAATGAGGAGCGATTGATGAGGTTGTTTGGTATGGACATGGCGAGAGTTGAGACGTCTTATACGGCGATTGATGACCCAAGATTTGTCTTTTCGCCCTTTTCACCATATGTCCTAACGCCTTATATGGGAAAATGCTTTAGTATCAAATTTGTGCTTCAATAACGAATAGAATAAAAATGATTCAATGGCAGTGTTTTGTCTAAAAGCTGCGCCCTTGTGATGATCACTTCGGGCGGATCAAAGGAAGCAGCATGATGTCTAAGGATGCCGAGTGTGGAGTTAATTCCCGACGCTGAGCCTATTTAGCCTCAGCCGCCATCAGCCGAGGCTTCACGTATCACGTCTTTAATGCCGTCATCGAGCTGAAGTAAAAATCTCGTTTTCGAAATATTATCATATATTCTATTCTATCCAGACAGCATAATTCATGACTGCATGCTCTCTGTCGTCAATGCTGCGCAAGTCCACCTCTAGTAAATGCATGCCTTGTATCTCCTGAATCCCAAATCTATCCGTGGTATATCAATCCATGCCCCTTGCAATGCTTTGATGCAACTTTAGTAAACcaaatagaagaaagaaaaaaaaaatcaatcaaAAACCGCTTTCTCCAAACAATAATTAATGCTTCCACCGaaattgttcttttttttttttttaatccagattatagttaaatagaGTAGAGATGAGTTAGTTGGCTACTGCTTCGCGCTCTGCCTGAGCAGCCTTCTCATCAGCCGTCAATTCCGATGCTGCTTGGCCAATCTTGATGGTCAACACCAAAATCAATGACAAGCCG
Proteins encoded:
- a CDS encoding uncharacterized protein (EggNog:ENOG41~TransMembrane:1 (o200-224i)), which encodes MSSDLGVFVTAPISSNVAAFTTTPFSFKTLFGILASSPSSSSSATSVLEATATPSPSSQCYFPNGQSIVNFDYTYQPCGGRNTTWQQCCDPETDICNENGLFLSSSWVQVQHCATGEYCCNQRLSDSPTSGNCCDDIDGRQFDLSNHNPNAENTTGAAGGSDEGKKNGTDVSTGGSSKNTTPVGGDDDDNDDSKTDRVRIGAAAGGALGGLAVIGGAVGVWLYLRKKRAKQEREMISQEEADVEGPNAMEPLEMKQVLEVGTDLMAGQKCTPGSDVKVHSAVMEMDSTAVYELGG
- a CDS encoding uncharacterized protein (EggNog:ENOG41), with the protein product MSIPNNLINRSSFSAADIVKEIWTSVHLPPHALSSLTLPGHQAAPAAPSSFKIGHLAQSSIALSALSASLLHSTRSSPPSSIIPRVSVPLEHAVVEFKSERLYDIDKQPLEDPWGSIGGLHKTADGFVRIHDNFPCHALGTLELLGLPPDASRQDVAAKVAQWKSVDLETAGTEKGKLVIYALRTYSEWDAHPQSAAIDNNPILVRQFAQGPPKNLSTTNSNSRCLQGVRVLEMSRVIAAPVAGKALAAHGADVLWVTSPNLPNQPVLDRDLNRGKRTIRLDIHNADEKDRLLELLRTCDVFIQGYRPGSLASYGFSPEELQKINPNIICANLSAFGPSGPWSQRRGFDSLVQTCSGMNISEAEHFGAGETARALPCQALDHAGGYLLATGVMAALYKRSQIGGSWVVDVSLAGVMKYLRSLGQYPGKTGFETRDFVTQADVPAEYYETRDTAFGKMTAVRHSASVEGCKVGWEEMPKPLGSDEAKWL